A stretch of the Archangium violaceum genome encodes the following:
- a CDS encoding PKD domain-containing protein — MPPENPARPGSSARARVLVGLAGAVVLLVLAITEWERPASEAPSRTARVPERRPPVTEVRTSAPPAPVPPPSSRVPVPAISTADAISMALHEERVSVASSVVIEGIDRDRPWVCTGESMALSARLGGEPEPGAVYRWVWPVSGGGAELHPGPTLQWRAPEVAGRYFVRFQVCTDLGGRRVGVLAEREVELDVRRCGEGEGQRHEPLRLGVVQRGHGAFSFQALYQGRERIRAYTWDFGDGSTAITSEPLVEHTYALQGLGAQEVRSFTVRLQVRLEQGGPLEATAFVLSRGQPPMETPPPVDLRVSRWRPLPEGGWRSDVVVRAPDETDITWDRLERISLHWDGQADTATRPWREAIHVEESLDHGGFRGYVTVSASEATSDIKQLLDFLYGHDATGKEVVVSWSPFKREAPTTTPENQEPLPRK, encoded by the coding sequence GTGCCACCCGAAAACCCGGCGCGCCCGGGCTCCAGCGCGCGTGCTCGCGTCCTCGTGGGGCTCGCGGGCGCGGTGGTCCTGCTCGTGCTCGCCATCACGGAGTGGGAGCGCCCCGCCAGCGAAGCCCCGTCCCGAACTGCCCGTGTCCCCGAGCGCCGTCCTCCCGTCACGGAGGTTCGGACTTCGGCTCCTCCTGCTCCCGTGCCGCCTCCCTCCTCGCGCGTGCCAGTCCCCGCGATCTCGACCGCGGATGCGATCTCCATGGCCCTGCACGAGGAGCGGGTATCGGTTGCCTCCAGCGTCGTGATCGAGGGCATCGACAGGGACCGGCCGTGGGTATGCACGGGCGAGTCGATGGCTCTATCCGCCCGCCTTGGCGGTGAGCCCGAGCCAGGTGCGGTCTACCGGTGGGTCTGGCCTGTCTCGGGGGGCGGCGCCGAGCTGCATCCCGGTCCAACGCTCCAGTGGCGAGCGCCCGAAGTGGCGGGCAGGTACTTCGTGCGCTTCCAGGTGTGTACGGACCTCGGTGGGCGGCGTGTCGGCGTGCTCGCCGAGCGTGAGGTCGAGCTCGACGTCCGTCGCTGTGGCGAGGGCGAGGGTCAGCGCCACGAGCCGCTCCGTCTCGGCGTCGTCCAGAGAGGACACGGAGCTTTCTCGTTCCAGGCGCTGTACCAGGGTCGCGAGCGCATCCGCGCGTACACGTGGGACTTCGGCGATGGCTCCACCGCGATCACCTCCGAGCCGCTCGTCGAGCACACCTATGCGCTCCAGGGACTCGGCGCGCAGGAGGTCAGGAGCTTCACCGTGAGACTCCAGGTCCGCTTGGAGCAGGGGGGACCCCTGGAGGCCACGGCGTTCGTGCTCTCTCGCGGGCAGCCTCCCATGGAGACGCCGCCTCCCGTCGACCTGCGGGTCTCCCGCTGGCGCCCACTTCCCGAGGGCGGTTGGCGCAGCGACGTGGTGGTCCGCGCCCCGGATGAGACAGACATCACCTGGGATCGTCTCGAGCGCATCTCCCTGCATTGGGACGGTCAGGCGGATACCGCCACCCGGCCCTGGCGCGAGGCCATCCATGTCGAGGAGAGCCTCGACCACGGAGGCTTTCGCGGCTACGTGACGGTGAGTGCGTCGGAAGCCACGTCTGATATCAAACAGCTGCTCGACTTCCTGTATGGCCATGACGCGACAGGCAAGGAGGTGGTGGTGTCCTGGAGTCCCTTCAAGCGAGAGGCGCCCACCACGACTCCCGAGAATCAGGAGCCGCTGCCTCGGAAGTAG
- a CDS encoding Coq4 family protein, whose amino-acid sequence MSDPQTLFLPDNASLSTRLRVAYQCLGVLKHEPTNPNCGQLLNICLDLNVYASLVQQLQRSEEGRRMLSKRPSLQARELDLAALERLPEGTLGHELARYYRDNKISPFDTTLELKNDIDYIGKRYRETHDLLHVLTGYGTDVVGEMELQAYALGNLGIRTAAFILLYSSFGLLKGPQSGVGRSEYLRRLWAAYHRGHASQLFLGFWFEEHWETPVATLRARLCAPEERMN is encoded by the coding sequence ATGAGCGATCCCCAGACCCTGTTCCTCCCCGACAACGCCTCCCTGTCCACCCGCCTGCGCGTGGCGTACCAGTGCCTGGGGGTGCTCAAGCACGAACCCACGAATCCCAACTGCGGCCAGCTGCTCAACATCTGCCTGGACCTCAACGTCTACGCATCGCTCGTCCAGCAGCTCCAGCGCAGCGAGGAGGGGCGCCGCATGCTGTCCAAGCGCCCTTCGCTACAGGCCAGGGAGCTGGATCTGGCCGCGCTCGAGCGCCTGCCCGAGGGAACGCTCGGTCATGAGCTCGCGCGCTATTACCGCGACAACAAGATCTCGCCCTTCGACACGACGCTCGAGCTCAAGAACGACATCGACTACATCGGCAAGCGCTACCGCGAGACGCATGACCTGTTGCACGTGCTGACGGGCTACGGCACGGACGTGGTGGGCGAGATGGAGCTGCAGGCGTACGCCCTGGGCAACCTGGGGATCCGGACCGCGGCGTTCATCCTGCTGTACAGCTCGTTCGGGCTCCTCAAGGGTCCGCAGTCCGGAGTCGGGCGGTCCGAGTACCTGCGGCGGCTGTGGGCCGCGTACCACCGTGGCCACGCGTCCCAGTTGTTCCTCGGCTTCTGGTTCGAGGAGCATTGGGAGACCCCGGTGGCCACGCTGCGCGCGCGGCTGTGCGCCCCCGAGGAACGGATGAACTGA
- a CDS encoding response regulator transcription factor, giving the protein MTHSPPAILLVEDDLNLRLALRDNLENQGGYTVEEATTVAEARVHLARRGFQLILLDVMLPDGDGYTLCRALRQEGVTTPVLMLTARTLEDDVVRGFEAGAQDYLGKPYRLRELLARVGALVRRGGGVPVQALRFAGYRMDLDRRKVETPEGKTVELTRTEFDLLAFLVRERERVLRRDEILDAVWGRDVVVDPHTVDNFVSSLKRKLGWNSASRFTIQTVRGVGYRMELEGA; this is encoded by the coding sequence ATGACCCACTCACCTCCCGCCATCCTCCTCGTGGAGGACGACCTGAACCTGCGGCTCGCGCTGCGCGACAACCTGGAGAACCAGGGGGGCTACACCGTGGAGGAGGCGACCACGGTGGCCGAGGCGCGCGTGCATCTGGCCCGGCGAGGCTTCCAGCTCATCCTGCTCGACGTGATGCTGCCGGACGGAGACGGCTACACGCTGTGCCGGGCGCTGCGCCAGGAGGGGGTGACGACACCGGTGCTGATGCTCACCGCGCGCACGCTCGAGGACGACGTGGTGCGGGGCTTCGAGGCGGGCGCGCAGGACTACCTGGGCAAGCCCTACCGGTTGCGCGAGTTGCTCGCCCGGGTGGGGGCGCTGGTGCGGCGCGGCGGCGGCGTGCCCGTGCAGGCGCTGCGCTTCGCGGGCTACCGGATGGACCTCGACCGGCGCAAGGTGGAGACGCCCGAGGGCAAGACGGTGGAGCTGACGCGCACCGAGTTCGATCTACTCGCCTTCCTCGTGCGGGAGCGCGAGCGCGTGCTGCGCCGGGATGAAATCCTGGACGCGGTGTGGGGCCGGGACGTGGTGGTGGATCCCCACACCGTGGACAACTTCGTCTCCAGCCTCAAACGCAAGCTGGGATGGAACAGCGCCTCCCGCTTCACCATCCAGACCGTGCGCGGCGTGGGCTACCGCATGGAGCTCGAGGGCGCGTGA
- a CDS encoding sensor histidine kinase — protein sequence MLRRLLPTLSALVLGLAGLGWGLWQLQRIFATEREDARASLRSRREALEQYALVALSQELREKLEAARPALELAAADPLAPAAGLYLRARGEQLLPRLALHDTGEATPARDRYTRLRSGKEVPDEEEGPWMERLALMRTLDRALERRDARAATQGLVAFLQHRARYVLASTRDVPGFLVVLEALAERATPEPPLMQALVHDGMEDGQGHRLEGLQRLLLLKRSRFTRADFDFLHERVVELSRRTGTPVIDFEARTAELAAAPLPLPDSIPGPVLVRSGWYLEPKDEGHVRGVAVSLDALLETLTREMRERGLLGPEGHVRLLGTEEVLPLARLPLGVETPEWGKEEEALERRYRLKTGMVVLCAGLALTIAALAFLAQHRKYRFLELKSDFVATVSHELRTPLASIRLLAETLEWRLEQGAEAKDYPARIIHEADGLGFLVENLLSFNRIDKGRWVPHLAVVRLDELASTLRRDLEAWARVPVELHAHVGDRELLADPQLMRLLLANLARNACAYNTRDPVRLHLESLADGRVRFTDNGVGIPMAEWERIFGEFYRLKGQGREVPGSGLGLALCRRIMRLHGGDLRVAASSPEGTTFELTFPERR from the coding sequence ATGCTCCGCAGGCTGCTCCCCACCCTCTCCGCCCTCGTGCTCGGCCTCGCCGGGCTCGGGTGGGGCCTGTGGCAGTTACAGCGCATCTTCGCCACCGAGCGCGAGGATGCACGGGCCTCGCTCCGCTCCCGGCGCGAGGCCCTCGAGCAGTACGCCCTCGTCGCCCTGAGCCAGGAGCTGAGGGAGAAGCTGGAAGCGGCACGGCCCGCGCTGGAGCTCGCCGCGGCGGATCCGCTCGCCCCCGCCGCGGGCCTCTACCTGCGCGCGCGCGGGGAACAGCTCCTTCCACGGCTGGCCCTTCATGACACGGGAGAGGCAACCCCCGCCCGCGACCGGTACACGCGGCTTCGCTCCGGCAAGGAGGTCCCCGACGAGGAGGAGGGACCCTGGATGGAGCGGCTCGCCCTGATGCGTACCCTGGATCGCGCCCTCGAGCGCCGGGACGCGCGGGCCGCGACCCAGGGGCTCGTGGCCTTCCTCCAACACCGCGCGCGGTACGTGCTCGCCTCCACACGGGACGTGCCCGGCTTCCTGGTGGTGCTGGAGGCACTCGCGGAGCGGGCGACCCCGGAGCCGCCCCTCATGCAGGCACTGGTGCACGATGGGATGGAGGACGGACAGGGCCACCGGCTGGAGGGCCTGCAACGGCTGCTGCTCCTCAAGCGCTCGCGCTTCACCCGTGCCGACTTCGACTTCCTGCACGAGCGCGTGGTGGAGCTGTCCAGACGGACGGGGACGCCGGTCATCGACTTCGAGGCGCGTACCGCGGAGCTGGCCGCCGCTCCCCTGCCCCTGCCCGACTCCATCCCCGGCCCCGTGCTGGTGCGCTCCGGCTGGTACCTGGAGCCGAAGGACGAGGGCCATGTACGAGGCGTGGCGGTATCCCTCGATGCGCTGCTGGAGACACTGACCCGGGAGATGCGCGAGCGCGGGCTGCTCGGCCCCGAGGGGCACGTGCGCCTGCTCGGGACGGAGGAGGTGCTGCCGCTCGCGCGCCTCCCTCTGGGGGTGGAGACGCCGGAGTGGGGGAAGGAGGAAGAGGCCCTGGAGCGGCGCTACCGGTTGAAGACGGGCATGGTGGTGCTGTGCGCGGGGCTGGCGCTGACCATCGCCGCGCTCGCCTTCCTGGCCCAGCATCGGAAGTACCGCTTCCTGGAGCTCAAGAGCGACTTCGTGGCCACCGTGTCGCACGAGCTGCGCACACCGCTGGCCTCCATCCGGCTGCTCGCGGAGACGCTCGAGTGGCGGCTGGAGCAGGGCGCGGAGGCAAAGGACTACCCCGCGCGCATCATCCACGAGGCGGATGGGCTGGGATTCCTCGTGGAGAACCTGCTGTCCTTCAACCGGATCGACAAGGGCCGCTGGGTGCCACACCTCGCGGTGGTGCGGCTGGACGAGCTGGCGTCCACGCTGCGGCGTGACCTGGAGGCCTGGGCCCGGGTGCCGGTGGAGCTGCACGCCCACGTGGGTGATCGCGAGCTGCTCGCGGACCCGCAGTTGATGCGATTGCTGCTGGCCAACCTGGCGCGCAACGCCTGCGCCTACAACACGCGTGACCCCGTACGCCTGCACCTGGAGTCGCTCGCGGACGGGCGGGTGCGCTTCACGGACAACGGCGTGGGCATCCCCATGGCCGAGTGGGAGCGCATCTTCGGCGAGTTCTACCGGCTGAAAGGCCAGGGACGAGAGGTCCCCGGCAGCGGGCTCGGGCTCGCGCTATGCCGACGCATCATGCGGCTGCACGGAGGAGACCTCCGCGTGGCGGCCTCCAGTCCCGAGGGGACCACCTTCGAGCTCACCTTCCCGGAGCGGCGCTGA
- a CDS encoding S8 family peptidase, which produces MRFRTVSWMAVSAVSVSLLVGCPSKSIPLPKPPAEEPCPQASLASEVRTGKFVTVDQVVPGEYIVVLRTPRPGETPLAPALAADNLSARYGGRVFRTYAHALRGFASRMTPEQAHAMAADPEVAYVEENGVMRAIGERQPEATWGIDRIDQRDLPLDNTYLYSANGKGVHAYILDTGIRISHSEFDGRAQVGFDVFSDGRKGIDCHGHGTHVAATVGGRVYGVAKGVNLHAVRVLDCGGGGSTAGVISGVDWVTQNRQLPAVANMSLGGPKSQALDDAIRQSVAAGVTFVVAAGNENQDACSRSPARTPEAITVGATEGNDKRASFSNHGSCVDVFAPGHEISSAWNSDDSATHVLSGTSMAAPHVAGLAALFLERNPTAAPAAVSSVLVDNSTPGKVANAGRCSPNRLMFSGFLGDPAFRNPTVQTVKDAR; this is translated from the coding sequence ATGCGTTTCCGTACCGTGTCGTGGATGGCCGTATCCGCTGTGTCCGTATCCTTGCTGGTGGGTTGCCCTTCCAAGAGCATCCCCCTTCCCAAACCGCCGGCCGAAGAGCCCTGCCCACAGGCCTCCCTCGCGTCCGAGGTCCGCACCGGAAAGTTCGTCACCGTGGACCAGGTGGTTCCGGGTGAGTACATCGTCGTCCTCAGGACACCTCGTCCGGGTGAGACGCCGCTCGCGCCTGCCCTGGCCGCGGACAATCTCTCGGCACGTTATGGAGGCCGCGTCTTCCGCACGTACGCGCATGCGCTGCGGGGATTCGCGAGCCGGATGACCCCGGAGCAGGCCCACGCGATGGCCGCTGATCCCGAGGTGGCTTACGTGGAGGAGAACGGGGTGATGCGGGCCATTGGTGAGCGCCAGCCCGAGGCCACCTGGGGCATCGACCGTATCGATCAGCGCGATCTGCCACTGGACAACACCTACCTCTACAGCGCCAACGGCAAGGGCGTGCACGCCTACATCCTCGACACCGGCATCCGCATCTCTCACTCCGAGTTCGATGGGCGCGCGCAGGTCGGCTTCGATGTCTTCTCGGATGGCCGGAAGGGCATCGACTGCCATGGGCATGGCACGCACGTGGCCGCCACCGTGGGCGGCCGTGTCTACGGCGTCGCCAAGGGAGTCAATCTCCACGCGGTGCGCGTGCTCGACTGCGGCGGTGGCGGCTCGACGGCCGGGGTGATCTCCGGCGTGGACTGGGTGACCCAGAACCGGCAGCTCCCCGCCGTGGCCAACATGAGCCTGGGCGGCCCCAAGAGCCAGGCGCTCGATGACGCGATCCGCCAGTCCGTCGCCGCGGGTGTCACCTTCGTGGTCGCCGCGGGCAACGAGAACCAGGACGCCTGCTCGCGTTCTCCCGCGCGGACTCCCGAGGCCATCACCGTGGGCGCCACCGAGGGCAACGACAAGCGCGCCTCCTTCTCCAACCATGGGAGCTGCGTGGATGTCTTCGCTCCGGGCCATGAGATTTCCTCGGCCTGGAACTCCGATGACAGCGCCACCCATGTCCTCAGTGGAACCTCGATGGCCGCGCCGCACGTCGCCGGCCTCGCCGCGCTCTTCCTGGAGCGCAACCCCACCGCCGCTCCCGCCGCCGTGTCCTCCGTGCTCGTCGACAACTCCACGCCCGGCAAGGTGGCCAACGCGGGGCGGTGCTCGCCCAACCGGTTGATGTTCTCCGGCTTCCTCGGGGACCCCGCGTTCAGGAACCCCACCGTCCAGACCGTCAAGGACGCGCGGTAG
- a CDS encoding carboxymuconolactone decarboxylase family protein, with amino-acid sequence MKARINIAAVSPGAYRAMLGLEKYLSECSLEEGLLHLIKLRASQINGCAYCIDMHWKDSRALGETEQRLYGLNAWEESPYYTDRERAAFLWTESLTNLGEGHVPDSVYEAVKPHFSEQELADLTMAVVTINAWNRIAIASRTVPGGYTPGAHARK; translated from the coding sequence ATGAAAGCACGCATCAACATCGCGGCGGTGTCCCCTGGGGCGTACCGGGCCATGCTGGGCCTCGAGAAGTATCTGAGCGAGTGCAGTCTGGAAGAGGGCTTGCTCCACCTCATCAAGCTGCGAGCCTCGCAGATCAACGGCTGCGCCTACTGCATTGACATGCACTGGAAGGATTCACGGGCGCTCGGGGAGACGGAACAGCGCCTGTACGGGCTGAACGCCTGGGAGGAAAGCCCCTACTACACGGATCGTGAGCGAGCGGCCTTCTTGTGGACCGAGTCCCTCACGAACCTCGGCGAGGGACACGTACCGGATTCCGTCTATGAGGCCGTGAAGCCACACTTCTCCGAGCAGGAGCTGGCCGATCTGACGATGGCCGTGGTCACCATCAACGCGTGGAACCGGATCGCCATCGCCTCTCGCACCGTCCCAGGCGGGTACACCCCCGGGGCGCACGCCCGGAAGTAG
- a CDS encoding PLP-dependent aminotransferase family protein: protein MATSLVLDASSQAPLHRQLYEALRASIVAGRLSPGTRLLSTRALAEQLDLSRNTVMNAYTQLLAEGYLVGQLGSGTYVARELPERRPAQRALIRPPSKGASPPPISKRGTTMAAAHAGLSATLGLIQSGMAFRLGTPSVDAFPSELWGRLLHRRWQRSWREVLSHQDPRGYLPLRQALADYLATSRGVRCGPEQVLIVNGSQQAISMVAQVLLDPGDAVWVEDPGYIVAQGVLKAAGATLVHVPVDEEGLNVEAAIRLSPNARLATVTPSSQFPLGITLSHRRRLELLQWAERSNAWVFEDDYDSEYRYVGRPLACLQGLTPDARVLYTGTFSKVLTPNLRLGYLVVPEALVETFVAARIFSDFQSAPLEQAVLTDFITEGHFSRHVRRMRTLYAERQALLVEEARRELAGLIDIGPADTGMHLLGWLPPEMDDRTAAERAAAAGISAPPLSAFRGQSSGRGALLLGYAAVPERDISEGVRRLAQALR from the coding sequence ATGGCCACCTCGCTCGTGCTCGACGCTTCATCCCAGGCGCCGCTGCACCGGCAGCTCTACGAGGCCCTTCGCGCATCCATCGTCGCGGGCCGTCTGTCTCCGGGGACTCGGCTGCTCTCCACGCGCGCCCTGGCCGAGCAGCTCGACCTGTCTCGCAACACGGTGATGAACGCCTACACGCAGCTGCTCGCCGAGGGATACCTCGTCGGTCAGCTCGGCTCGGGGACGTATGTGGCGCGGGAACTGCCCGAGCGGCGGCCCGCCCAACGCGCGCTCATCCGTCCCCCTTCGAAGGGCGCGAGTCCTCCGCCCATCTCGAAGCGTGGCACCACCATGGCAGCCGCTCACGCGGGATTGAGCGCCACACTGGGCCTGATCCAGTCCGGCATGGCGTTCCGCCTGGGCACCCCCTCCGTGGATGCCTTCCCGAGCGAGCTCTGGGGCCGACTGCTCCACCGACGGTGGCAACGCTCCTGGCGGGAGGTGCTGTCCCATCAAGATCCCCGAGGGTACCTCCCCTTGCGGCAGGCGCTCGCGGACTACCTGGCCACCTCACGCGGCGTGCGCTGTGGCCCGGAGCAGGTCCTCATCGTCAATGGCTCGCAGCAGGCCATCAGCATGGTCGCCCAGGTCCTGCTCGATCCGGGGGATGCCGTGTGGGTCGAGGATCCCGGCTACATCGTGGCGCAGGGCGTGCTCAAGGCGGCGGGGGCCACGCTCGTCCACGTCCCCGTGGATGAAGAGGGGCTGAACGTGGAGGCCGCGATCCGGTTGTCTCCGAACGCGAGGCTCGCCACGGTGACGCCCTCGAGCCAGTTCCCCCTGGGCATCACCCTGAGCCACCGGCGCCGGCTCGAGCTCCTGCAATGGGCCGAGCGCTCGAATGCCTGGGTCTTCGAGGATGACTACGACAGCGAGTACCGCTACGTCGGCCGACCACTCGCGTGCCTCCAGGGCCTGACGCCTGACGCGCGTGTCCTCTATACGGGCACCTTCAGCAAGGTGCTGACGCCCAACCTGCGGCTGGGTTACCTCGTGGTCCCGGAGGCCCTGGTGGAGACCTTCGTCGCGGCTCGCATCTTCTCCGACTTCCAGTCCGCGCCCCTGGAGCAGGCCGTCCTCACGGACTTCATCACCGAAGGCCACTTCAGCCGACACGTGCGACGCATGAGAACCCTCTACGCCGAGCGGCAGGCCCTGCTCGTCGAGGAGGCCCGGCGTGAGCTGGCGGGGCTGATCGACATCGGCCCCGCGGACACGGGCATGCACCTGCTGGGCTGGCTGCCCCCGGAAATGGACGATCGCACCGCCGCCGAACGCGCGGCTGCTGCTGGTATCTCCGCGCCGCCCCTCTCCGCGTTCCGAGGCCAGTCCTCGGGACGTGGCGCGCTGCTACTGGGCTACGCCGCGGTCCCGGAGCGGGACATTTCCGAGGGAGTCCGGAGGCTGGCCCAGGCCCTCCGCTGA
- a CDS encoding GDSL-type esterase/lipase family protein codes for MKTPTLLTTLATALGLGASALASTHPLEQSPEEKSSSMIPTNATARAEAPRSSVALHAPIRYAALGASDTVGVGSRTPARENWTARIRAALPGNTVYERFARSGITLGEAMKVELPRAIAFRPTLVTMWLSVNDALGHVPLPTYQKLLQATLERLTRETNAQVVLLNVPDLAALAPLHASPQARAQLRETVSTWNAAIAAAARPYGQRVLVVDLLPASRHLPQHAEWIASDGFHPSPEGYQRLADVTLEAMHGAGLLPPVAAQARP; via the coding sequence ATGAAGACCCCTACCCTGCTGACCACCCTGGCGACGGCACTCGGATTGGGCGCCAGCGCACTGGCCTCCACCCATCCCCTGGAGCAGAGCCCGGAAGAGAAGTCGTCCTCGATGATCCCGACGAACGCCACCGCCCGTGCCGAGGCGCCCCGCTCCTCCGTGGCGCTGCACGCCCCCATCCGCTACGCGGCCCTCGGCGCCTCCGACACGGTGGGCGTGGGCAGCCGCACTCCAGCGCGAGAGAACTGGACCGCGCGCATCCGCGCGGCACTGCCAGGGAACACCGTGTACGAGCGCTTCGCCCGCAGTGGCATCACCCTCGGGGAGGCAATGAAGGTCGAGCTCCCCCGAGCCATCGCCTTCCGGCCCACGCTCGTGACGATGTGGCTCTCGGTGAACGACGCCCTGGGCCACGTGCCGCTGCCCACCTACCAGAAGTTGCTCCAGGCCACGCTCGAGCGGCTGACGCGGGAAACGAACGCCCAGGTCGTGCTGCTCAACGTCCCGGACCTCGCCGCCCTCGCCCCGCTCCACGCCTCACCGCAGGCGCGTGCCCAGCTGCGCGAGACGGTGAGCACGTGGAACGCAGCCATCGCCGCCGCGGCCCGGCCCTACGGCCAGCGCGTCCTGGTGGTGGACCTCCTGCCAGCCTCGAGGCATCTGCCCCAACACGCCGAGTGGATTGCCTCCGATGGCTTCCATCCGAGTCCCGAGGGTTACCAGCGGCTCGCCGACGTGACACTCGAAGCAATGCACGGCGCGGGGCTGCTGCCGCCAGTGGCCGCTCAGGCACGACCCTGA
- a CDS encoding DNA ligase produces the protein MADIADGAQVEVKGSGARPYILKNTGGVYSCSCPAWRNQSVAIERRTCKHLRQVRGDAAEEARVGSTGNGAPAQPAARSVRSRSGASTDVESGTVTAPPLLLAHSWENDVDLTGWWMSEKLDGVRAYWDGKQFLSRQGNPFLAPDWFTAKLPDTPLDGELFGGRKKFQRTVSIVRRQDRSDDWKELAFVVFDAPGMDAPFEERIAHCQRFVEDVAPPYAEWLKHEPCQGVDHLRQELARVEGLGGEGLMLRRPGSRYEAGRSHTLLKVKSFKDDEARVVGHVAGAGRHKGRLGALEVELRDGTRFSVGTGLSDQERENPPSVGTIITFRYQELSNDGVPRFPSYVGVRIDAAPFEPVAPRKRA, from the coding sequence GTGGCAGACATCGCGGACGGAGCCCAGGTCGAGGTGAAGGGCTCTGGCGCCAGGCCGTACATCCTGAAGAACACCGGTGGCGTGTACTCGTGCTCGTGCCCGGCCTGGCGCAACCAGTCCGTGGCCATCGAGCGGCGGACGTGCAAGCACCTGCGCCAGGTTCGAGGGGATGCGGCCGAGGAGGCCCGGGTGGGCTCCACGGGAAACGGCGCCCCGGCCCAACCAGCGGCCCGCAGCGTCCGTTCCCGCTCGGGCGCGAGCACGGACGTGGAGTCGGGGACCGTCACCGCCCCGCCGCTGCTGCTGGCCCACTCCTGGGAGAACGACGTCGACCTGACGGGCTGGTGGATGAGCGAGAAGCTCGACGGCGTGCGCGCGTACTGGGACGGCAAGCAGTTCCTGTCCCGCCAGGGCAATCCGTTCCTCGCACCCGACTGGTTCACCGCGAAGCTGCCCGACACGCCGCTCGACGGGGAGCTGTTCGGCGGGCGCAAGAAGTTCCAGCGCACGGTGAGCATCGTGCGGCGGCAGGACCGGAGCGATGACTGGAAGGAGCTGGCCTTCGTGGTCTTCGACGCGCCGGGGATGGACGCGCCCTTCGAGGAGCGGATCGCGCACTGCCAGCGATTCGTCGAGGACGTGGCACCGCCGTACGCCGAGTGGCTGAAACACGAGCCCTGCCAGGGCGTGGATCATCTGCGCCAGGAGCTGGCGCGGGTGGAGGGACTCGGAGGCGAGGGGCTGATGCTGCGCCGGCCGGGCTCGCGCTACGAGGCGGGCCGCTCCCACACCCTGCTGAAGGTGAAGAGCTTCAAGGACGACGAGGCGCGCGTGGTGGGGCATGTGGCGGGAGCGGGCAGACACAAGGGCCGGCTGGGCGCGCTGGAGGTGGAGCTGCGCGACGGCACCCGCTTCTCCGTGGGCACCGGGCTCTCCGACCAGGAGCGGGAGAACCCGCCCTCCGTGGGCACCATCATCACGTTCCGCTATCAGGAGCTGTCCAACGACGGCGTGCCGCGCTTCCCCTCGTATGTGGGTGTGCGCATCGACGCCGCGCCCTTCGAGCCGGTGGCCCCGCGCAAACGCGCCTGA
- a CDS encoding class I SAM-dependent methyltransferase, which yields MSLLFPLLVGLLLAGMLSIVFHTLRTGISPMPTSGKVRRQLLSLIPPELEGTVLELGSGWGTLAFALADHCPRARVVAFELSPLPYAFSRLRQRLAPRPNLQLVREDFFRASFAGASAIVCYLFPGAMKRLAPRFSGELAPGTCIVSNTFALRGWKPVRTLVVDDLYRTPIYLYEVPAREAGSEASDTGSGR from the coding sequence GTGAGCCTCCTCTTCCCGCTCCTGGTGGGCCTCCTGCTGGCGGGAATGCTGTCCATCGTCTTCCACACGCTGCGGACGGGCATTTCGCCCATGCCCACCTCGGGGAAGGTCCGCCGCCAGCTGCTCTCCTTGATTCCACCGGAGCTCGAGGGCACGGTGCTGGAGCTGGGTTCCGGCTGGGGGACGCTGGCGTTCGCGCTGGCGGACCACTGTCCGCGCGCCCGGGTGGTGGCCTTCGAGCTGTCCCCTCTTCCGTATGCCTTCTCGCGGCTGCGCCAGCGCCTCGCCCCGCGGCCCAACCTCCAGCTCGTGCGCGAGGACTTCTTCCGCGCTTCCTTCGCGGGGGCCTCCGCCATCGTCTGCTACCTCTTCCCCGGCGCCATGAAGCGCCTGGCGCCCAGGTTCTCCGGAGAGCTCGCGCCCGGCACATGCATCGTCAGCAACACCTTCGCGCTCCGCGGGTGGAAGCCCGTGCGGACCCTCGTGGTGGACGACCTGTACCGCACTCCCATCTACCTCTACGAGGTGCCAGCCCGGGAGGCCGGCTCCGAGGCGAGCGACACAGGATCTGGACGGTAG